In Desulfovibrio litoralis DSM 11393, a genomic segment contains:
- the rpoC gene encoding DNA-directed RNA polymerase subunit beta' — protein MSLDDLFTTHAASASVSNIKNLTAIQISIASPESIREWSFGEVKKPETINYRTFKPERDGLFCAKIFGPVKDYECNCGKYKRMKHRGIVCEKCGVEVIASKVRRERMGHIELAAPVAHIWFLKTLPSKIGTLLDMTMADLEKVLYFDSFIVLEPGTTGFQRLQVISEDQYFQALDSYGEEAMVVGMGAEAIRSLLEELDLEKLKVELREESQSTRSQTRKKKLTKRLKIVEAFLESNNKPEWMILEVIPIIPPELRPLVPLDGGRFATSDLNDLYRRVINRNNRLKRLMELGAPEIIIRNEKRMLQEAVDALFDNGRRGRAITGTNGRPLKSLSDMIKGKQGRFRQNLLGKRVDYSGRSVIVVGPNLKLHQCGLPKKMALELFKPFIYAKLEERGLASTIKSAKKMVEREELAVWDILEEVVREYPIMLNRAPTLHRLGIQAFEPLLVEGKAIRLHPLVCSAYNADFDGDQMAVHLPLSIEAQVECRVLMMSTNNILSPANGAPVIVPSQDIVLGLYYMTVDRDFQPGEGMTFCAPWEVIAAYDAQSVHLHAKIKVRMTNEQGQPVLVETTPGRILVGDILPSGVPFSLVNCTLTKKNIARLVGSAYRDAGTKAAVLLCDRLKDIGYEYATRAGITIGVKDLKIPDEKKTIITNSTNEVDNIESQYRDGIITRTEKYNKVIDVWTKATQDVSNAMQKAISTDEIKDPKTGVVKTNPSFNSIYMMSNSGARGNQDQMRQLAGMRGLMAKPSGEIIETPIISCFREGLDVLQYFNSTHGARKGLADTALKTANSGYLTRRLVDVVQDVIVSELDCGTVDGLDMTHLIKGGEIKMRLAERVVGRVLLYPVQHPEKDEELFPANTLITDQIAEQIDVLGINSVTVRSTLACQSKRGICSRCYGRDLARGHLVNIGETVGIIAAQSIGEPGTQLTMRTFHIGGTASREIERSSHIAQHNGRVIVSRLKSVTNKDGQTYVLGKSGQINIVDDQGREREKYILPNGSRLNVKDGQEVKKGDLLAEWDPFNEPFISDVNGIVSFNDIIEGRTVQERIDDATRMSTLSIIEYRSTSFKPQVFLCDENGTSIIRPGTNLPASYNLPVGAIIMVKNGQQIAAGDIIARKPRESSKTKDIVGGLPRVAELFEARKPKDIAVVSEIDGIASFAGDSKGKRKVTITPEVGEAKDYLIPRGKHITVADGDFVEAGEMLTEGQPELHDILKTKGEKHLANYLVEEIQEVYRFQGVNIDDKHIEVIVRQMIKKLTVLDPGDTSFLAGEQVDKQEFKLENQKVIANGGRPAIAESLVLGITQASLTTSSFISAASFQETTKVLTEAALKSKSDKLRGLKENVIVGRLIPAGTGYREYV, from the coding sequence ATGAGTCTTGATGATCTTTTTACCACACATGCTGCCAGTGCCAGCGTTAGTAATATAAAAAACTTAACCGCAATTCAAATTTCTATTGCTTCCCCCGAGTCTATTCGTGAATGGTCTTTTGGTGAAGTTAAAAAACCGGAAACCATTAACTATCGTACCTTTAAGCCGGAAAGAGACGGGCTTTTTTGTGCAAAGATTTTTGGACCGGTAAAAGACTACGAGTGTAACTGCGGTAAATATAAACGCATGAAACACCGTGGAATTGTTTGTGAAAAATGTGGTGTTGAAGTTATTGCCTCTAAAGTTCGTCGTGAACGTATGGGACATATCGAACTTGCCGCTCCGGTTGCACATATTTGGTTTTTAAAAACTTTGCCTTCTAAAATCGGTACTTTGCTTGATATGACGATGGCAGACTTGGAAAAAGTTTTATACTTTGACTCCTTTATCGTTTTAGAGCCGGGTACAACCGGTTTTCAACGCCTTCAGGTTATTAGCGAAGACCAATATTTTCAAGCCCTCGACAGTTATGGTGAAGAAGCCATGGTTGTTGGAATGGGTGCTGAAGCTATTCGTTCTTTGCTTGAAGAGCTTGACCTTGAAAAACTTAAAGTTGAATTACGTGAAGAGTCTCAATCTACTCGTTCTCAAACTCGTAAGAAAAAATTAACTAAACGTTTAAAAATAGTTGAAGCTTTTTTAGAGTCAAATAACAAACCCGAGTGGATGATTTTAGAAGTTATTCCGATTATTCCACCGGAACTGCGTCCGCTTGTGCCTTTAGATGGCGGTCGTTTTGCTACTTCTGATTTAAACGATTTATATCGCCGTGTTATTAACCGTAACAATCGTCTAAAGCGTTTAATGGAATTAGGTGCTCCGGAAATTATTATTCGTAACGAAAAACGTATGTTGCAAGAAGCGGTTGATGCCCTTTTTGATAACGGTCGTCGTGGTCGTGCGATTACGGGAACAAATGGTCGTCCTTTAAAATCTTTATCAGATATGATTAAAGGTAAACAAGGGCGTTTTCGTCAAAACCTTTTGGGTAAACGTGTTGACTATTCCGGGCGTTCAGTAATTGTTGTTGGACCAAATTTAAAATTACACCAATGCGGTTTACCAAAGAAAATGGCGTTAGAGCTGTTTAAACCCTTTATTTATGCCAAACTTGAAGAAAGAGGACTCGCCTCAACCATTAAAAGTGCTAAAAAAATGGTGGAACGTGAAGAGTTAGCTGTTTGGGATATTCTCGAAGAGGTAGTACGTGAGTATCCAATCATGCTTAACCGTGCTCCGACTCTCCACAGACTCGGTATCCAAGCCTTTGAACCTTTACTTGTTGAAGGAAAGGCCATTCGTCTTCACCCCTTAGTTTGTTCTGCTTACAACGCTGACTTTGACGGCGACCAAATGGCTGTTCACTTGCCTTTATCTATCGAAGCACAGGTTGAGTGTCGTGTTTTAATGATGAGTACAAACAACATTCTTTCACCTGCTAACGGTGCACCGGTTATTGTACCTTCTCAAGATATTGTTTTGGGTCTTTATTATATGACGGTTGATCGTGATTTCCAACCGGGCGAAGGCATGACTTTTTGTGCCCCTTGGGAAGTTATTGCGGCTTATGATGCACAATCAGTTCATTTACATGCGAAAATAAAAGTGCGTATGACTAATGAACAAGGTCAACCTGTTTTGGTTGAAACTACTCCCGGGCGTATTTTGGTTGGTGATATTTTGCCAAGCGGCGTACCTTTTAGCCTTGTAAACTGTACTTTAACCAAAAAGAATATAGCTCGTTTAGTTGGTTCTGCTTATCGTGATGCCGGAACTAAAGCCGCTGTATTGCTTTGCGACCGTTTAAAAGATATTGGTTACGAATATGCAACCAGAGCCGGTATAACCATTGGGGTTAAAGATTTAAAAATCCCTGATGAAAAGAAAACAATTATTACCAACTCTACTAACGAAGTTGATAATATCGAAAGTCAATATCGTGATGGTATTATTACCAGAACGGAAAAATATAACAAAGTTATTGACGTATGGACAAAGGCAACTCAAGACGTTTCCAATGCCATGCAAAAAGCTATTTCAACAGATGAAATTAAAGATCCAAAAACCGGAGTGGTTAAAACTAACCCATCGTTTAACTCTATTTATATGATGTCAAATTCCGGTGCTAGAGGTAACCAAGACCAAATGCGTCAGCTTGCCGGTATGCGTGGTCTTATGGCAAAACCTTCCGGTGAAATTATTGAAACTCCGATTATTTCTTGTTTCCGCGAAGGCTTAGACGTATTACAATACTTTAACTCTACCCACGGTGCTCGTAAAGGTCTTGCCGATACGGCTCTTAAAACCGCTAACTCAGGTTATTTGACTCGTCGTTTGGTTGACGTTGTTCAAGACGTTATTGTTAGCGAACTTGATTGCGGTACTGTTGACGGTCTTGATATGACCCACCTTATTAAAGGTGGAGAAATTAAGATGCGTCTTGCGGAACGTGTTGTTGGTCGTGTTCTTTTATATCCTGTTCAACACCCTGAAAAAGATGAAGAGTTGTTCCCTGCCAATACTCTGATTACTGATCAGATAGCAGAACAGATTGACGTATTGGGAATCAACTCGGTTACTGTCAGATCGACTTTGGCTTGTCAGTCAAAACGAGGTATTTGCTCACGTTGTTACGGACGAGATCTTGCTCGCGGACACCTTGTAAATATTGGTGAAACCGTCGGTATTATTGCTGCTCAATCTATCGGTGAACCAGGAACTCAGTTGACCATGCGTACCTTCCACATCGGGGGAACGGCGTCTCGTGAAATTGAACGTTCAAGCCATATCGCTCAACATAACGGACGCGTTATTGTTTCACGCTTAAAATCTGTTACTAACAAAGACGGACAAACTTATGTTCTTGGTAAAAGCGGACAAATCAATATTGTTGATGATCAGGGACGTGAAAGAGAAAAATATATCTTGCCTAACGGCTCTCGCTTAAACGTAAAAGACGGTCAAGAAGTTAAAAAAGGAGACTTGCTCGCTGAGTGGGATCCATTTAACGAACCGTTTATTTCTGATGTTAACGGTATTGTTTCGTTTAACGATATTATCGAAGGAAGAACAGTACAAGAAAGAATAGACGACGCAACCCGTATGTCTACCTTATCTATTATTGAATATCGTAGCACAAGCTTTAAACCACAAGTATTTCTTTGTGATGAAAACGGAACGTCAATAATTCGTCCGGGAACAAACCTTCCCGCAAGCTATAACTTGCCTGTTGGTGCGATTATCATGGTTAAAAACGGACAACAAATTGCCGCCGGTGATATTATTGCTCGTAAACCTCGTGAATCTTCCAAAACAAAAGATATTGTTGGTGGTTTGCCGCGTGTTGCCGAATTGTTTGAAGCTCGCAAACCTAAAGATATTGCTGTTGTTTCAGAAATTGACGGAATTGCCAGCTTTGCCGGAGACAGTAAAGGAAAACGTAAAGTTACCATTACCCCTGAGGTTGGTGAGGCTAAAGATTATCTGATTCCAAGAGGAAAACATATTACTGTTGCTGATGGTGATTTTGTTGAAGCAGGAGAAATGCTCACCGAAGGTCAACCAGAGTTGCATGACATTCTTAAAACCAAAGGCGAAAAGCATCTTGCAAACTATTTGGTTGAAGAAATTCAAGAAGTTTATCGTTTCCAAGGTGTTAATATAGATGATAAACATATTGAAGTTATTGTGCGTCAGATGATTAAAAAACTGACCGTGCTTGATCCGGGTGATACTTCTTTCCTTGCCGGCGAACAAGTTGATAAGCAAGAGTTTAAACTTGAAAATCAAAAGGTTATTGCTAACGGTGGAAGACCTGCGATTGCCGAGTCTTTGGTTTTAGGTATTACTCAAGCTTCTTTAACCACATCTTCGTTTATTTCTGCGGCTTCTTTCCAAGAAACAACCAAGGTTCTTACAGAAGCGGCCTTAAAATCAAAATCTGATAAACTCAGAGGTCTAAAAGAAAACGTTATTGTCGGTCGTTTAATTCCTGCGGGAACAGGTTATCGTGAATATGTA